The region TTAATAAAATTAAAAAAAGACTAAAAATTCTTGATTAAACATGGTATAATTAAATTAGAGAAAGGGGTCAGTTACTGATTATTTATCGTAAACCGTCCGTTTTTGTAACAAATCCCACAGAACTATCCTACCTATAAAATTGATAAAACAATTTCGTGAGTGAAAGACGGGCGCAAACATTTATTCTAGGATTTACGCCCATTTCATAAATAAACCAAAACCATCCTATATTGAGTTGATTTCTCCAAGGGTATCGCTAGTCACAATTTATACTAAGGGTTAGAAGAAATTTATCTTACAAATTTATTTAATCCCACGAGCTATAGAGCCTGTCAAATCCTCTACATCAGTAAAACCTCTGGCTCGGTTGATTATTACACGTATGTGTACTGAGACCATAGTAAAAGGTGTCCTGAATACATTTACCAGTTTGCTCATTCTTGAACGATATTGTCCCATCAGAGTGTCTAATGACCCACCAACTCTGGTATTCACTTTTGTTTCTTGGGTATGTTCGGAGCCCGTGAGCACTGTGGTCTAAAGCATAACCCCCAATCGATAACTCTACTGTACCGTCATTCCAATGATGAACATTCCAGTAATCTGGGATAGCGCTAGCATAGGCTGGTAAAATCCCATAATCCCCAGATATATAACGTCCAGTTTTTAAATTATTGAAAGTCTGAAAACTATCAGCAGATACGGGAAAAGCGGTAGACCACATAACTATTACCGTCGCAAATACTGCTACAACACCGCGAATGAATGTTTTCCAATTGATTCTCATTATCTATCATCTCCTTTGCTTAATTTTGGGCATTGCCAATAACCCCTCATATGTGATGTGCTTATTACTTTTTATGAAAGAAAGCTCTGTAATTCAGAAAAGTTAAGTGTGCTCAATATGATGGAAATAACCATCAATACGAACGCAGGTGCTGTTTTACTAAAAGAATCCTTTACTCTGATGTGCGTAATCATGCCAACCAGCATGGTGACTGCAAACCATAATCCTGCTATGACCACAACCCCCGGTAACCAAAAGCCAATAATCAATCCTGCGGCACCAACTATCTCTACCCAGCCCGTTACTAACCGGAGCCACTGGGGAAGCTTAAGATCCTTAAATATATCAACCTGCAGCTCATGACCCATTATTTTCTGTATCCCGAGACTTAAAAATAATACAGCCAGAATACCTTGTAACACAAATGAGGTAATCAAAATAATCCCTCCATACAATTTAAGTAATAATTTTCAACAGATTATATCTCTCCAATTTTTTCCGCTGTTATAATGGAAAGTAAAACACTGAGAATTCCCAGTACACACAGCACTGCAAGAACTAGATCAAGATTAAGGTTAACCATTGGTGCGAGATTGGATTGCATCAGAACAATCGCGCAAATCACGTTTGGGACTGTCGCTCTTTTCCAAATCCCTAAATAAAAAAGCGGGATAAAACTAATCAAGGTGATCATCAATGAACGAAAAATCATCTGACTAAAAAACGTGATTAAGTCTGAACGAGTCGGCTCACCATTTATAATCGGTTGCACCTGATCAATTACATACGTGACAGTACCTGTTAATAAATAAGAAGTCATTGTAAGAAGAAATACAAACATCGTGATAAACAATATTTTCACCGCAAACAGTTTTTGCCGGCTTATCGGATAGCTAAAGGATAGAGAAATGGTTTTATTTTTATATTCATCAATAAAAACCTGGCTAATCAAGGAGGCTCCAAATAAGATAAACCCCACTTGACACGCCAAAATCAGATCAATGACTGTAGCATAGCTCCGGCCAAAATCAGCACTGACGAATTCTATAAAAAACACAGGCAAAAACAATGGTATGAGAGAATAGATAATCACTTCAACTATCACCGATTTTTGTTTTAGCTTTTGCCATTCTAATCGCATTAATTTAATCATCCGCATCACTTCCATTAATTTGCTGATAAAAATAGTCCTCTAATGAGTTGGAATGTTTCCGTATTTCTTCAATTGCAATATCATGAAAAATAAGCACTCTCGAAATATCGCTTTGGGTATACGCCGTATCATAAACCCGAATTGTATGATCTTGGATGATTTTCATATTCGAAATATGGAGGTCTTTTTCGAGTAAATAAACGGCTTGCTTCACATCCGACACTACAAGCTCGATATAATCAGAACGCTCTTTTCGAATATCTTCCAGAGTAATCTCATTTAATAATTTTCCATGATGAATCACACCAACTCTGTCAACAACCTGTTCCAATTCTCCTAATATGTGGCTTGAAAGAACAAAGGTCATCCCATATTCCTTATTGAGCATCCGAATTAAATGACGCATGTCTTTAATCCCGATCGGGTCCAGCCCGTTTGTCGGTTCGTCTAAAATAATTAGTTCTGGTTTTGTTATGATCGCTCTCGCAATTCCGAGTCGTTGCTTCATGCCAAGCGAAAAATCCTTCACGATATGGTCTTCAATTCCTTTTAAATTCACCAATTTTAACGCTTGTTCCATGTCGTGTTCGTCATAAAACCCTAGATACTCACAATGCAGTTTCAAGTTTTCGAACGCAGTTAAATGTTCAAAAAAGACCGGATATTCAATAATGTTTCCGACTCTTGCCAATACAGACTTCGATTTTTCTGTAAGCTTCTCATTAAATAATAAAACTTCTCCTTTTGATGGCCGTGTAACACCCGTAAGCATTTTTAAAATCGTAGTCTTACCAGCACCATTTTGGCCGAGAAATCCGTAAACTTCTCCTTTCTTAATATGAATGTTAATATCGGACACAAGTTCCTTCCCTTTGGCTTTTTTCGTCAGGTTATTCGTTTGAATGATGTAATCCATAATTGAATCCCCTCTCAGCTATCTAACATTATTATAATGATTAAAAATAACTTTTTTCTTTCTTATTCCTTACAAATTTCTTAAGTTTACGTCGATTATTAGAAAACTTGGTTGTCACCAAGCCTTTAAGTGACAGCCATAGTTGCACTTATGCAGTAAGAAAGGATTTTATACTTTCTTACTGCCAAAAAAGAGGTTGTTCTTGATGAACACCCCTTTGGAAATTTCTAATACGTTATTCGTTTAAAAACACAGGTAAATACTGTTTTTTCATACGGCTTGCTGCTTAATTGAATCTTACCTTTCATCGCTTCCGTTAAGCGTTTGGTAATGCTTAGGCCAAGACCACTTCCTTGAAATTCAGGATTTCTCGCATCATCCAGCGTATATAGCCTTTCGAATACGCGATCAATATGTACTTCAGCAATTCCTTTACCACGATCCCAAATATCAATGGCGATATTTTCGCCTTCTACTCGAATGGTTAACCCAAATATGCCACCATCTCTTCCATAACGAATCGCATTTGAAATGAGGTTGCTCAGAATCTGATTCAGCGCATTCTTATTACCAAGAATAAAGTAATCCTGTTCTGGAATATCAACCTCTACTTGAAGACCTTTTGATTGCATTAAATGATAAAACTCCAATACGTTCTTCCGGCAAATTTCGTTGATTGATAACCGACCCATTGGAAAATCAACATCACCCGACTCCAGTTTGACAAGGTCAAAAAATTGGTTCATTAAACCGATGACACTGATTGTTTTTTCATGAAGGCGAGCAACGACCTCACTTTGCTCTTCTTTCGACATCTTGTCATCCTGTTTTAACTTTTCAACATATCCCAGAATAACAGTTAGAGGCGTTTTTAAATCGTGCGACATATTGGAAAGCATTTTTCTCATATTTTCTTTTGTTCTAACGGAATCGGCAAACACCTTTTGGTTATAGTTTAAAAGACGATTCACTTGAATGAGCAGCTGCTGAGCAGCATGTTGATTCGTTTGCATGAACACTTTTTCAGCTGTTTCTTGCTCAATGATACGAGATAATTTATCACGAATCTCATAGAGTTCACGATTTGTTTTTTGCCTTGAAAAAAATTGCAATCCGATAACAAGCAACAAAGTAAATATCATAGCAATAAATAAAAAATTCATACTTACTCCCCTAATTTATAGCCAATTCCCCAAATTGTTCGTATATACAGCGGGTTAGATGGGTCCCCTTCAATCTTTTCCCGAAGCCTTCTAATATGGACATTTAGGACATTTTCATTGCCATAATAATCATCTTCCCATATCAACTGATACATTTGTTCTTTCGTGAAAACCCTGCTTTGATTCTGCATAAACAGCTTTAAAATATGAAATTCCTTCGATGTGAGCTGTATACTTTTCCCGTTTACTTGTGCAGAAAAAGTATCTAAATCAAGAGTCAATGCTTTAAATTGAATTATATTTGAGTAGGAATCCGCTACTTCAGGAAGATACTGTGTAGCTCTTCGAATAGCAGCATGAACCCTGGCTGTTAATTCCATAACAGAAAATGGTTTGCTAATATAATCATCTGCACCGAAACCGAGACCTAACGTTTTATCAACGTCACTTTCTTTTGCTGAGATAATTAGTACCGGAACAAAGCTTGTCTCTCTAATTCTCTTCAAAAAATCCATGCCATTGAGCTTTGGAAGCATTAAATCAAGCAATACCAGATCAACTGGTTTATTTTCAAAGAACTGAAGTGCCTTCTCTCCGTCAAAAGCAGTGAACACTGTGAAATTTTCCTGTTCTAAATGACTTGTAACGAGTTCACTTATTTCCTTGTCATCTTCTACAATCAATATCTTTTTTTGCATAATAAAACGTCCATTCCTCTGTGATCAAGTCCAAGTACTTCGTTGTAGAAGTGATTTGCTTTGGTAATATCAGATGTATTCACCTTGGTAACAATTCGTTTAACCTTCATTCTTACCACCTCCAATTGCTATTAGTTTCTACAACCCGTACTAATAATCCTTGTTAAATATCGAATTTTATTTAAACGTCTAATTCAATTAAGTGTGGCTCATATACAAAAAAGACAATCGCAACAACCCGCGATCGCCTTACTTCGATTTCCTTTTCCTCTTTTCAATTTCCTTTTTGATCATCGGTAAACCTTTCTCTTTAATCGCCTTTCTAACTTTAGGGTTGTTCAGCAGTTTTGCAACCTTCGCCAATTTTGACATGGTTCGTTTCTACCTCCATATTTATCATTACAAGAGAAACATATATTTCATTCAGTCTTTATTGTAATCCATTACCTGACCAATATAAAAATATTCCCCTTACTGCTCAGGATTGAAGATGTGTATCAAAAATGTAAAAAAACCAGGTTCTGGATGAAGCCTGGTTTTTTTGAGACTTTATAGATTTATTGTGACATCCGCCTTTTCACGTAGCTGACCAACAATCTTTTGTTGTGCTTTAATTTCTTTTTGTCTTTTAACCTGTTTTTTTAAATCTGATTTCATATCGTTATAAGAAGGGATGTCTCCCCCTTTATCTCCTTTTTTCTTGTTCATTTGTTTTTGCTGGGATTTATACTGATCATAGAGTTTCTTCAGCTCTTTCTCTGTAGGTTTGATATCACCCGACTCATCAGCAATCAGCTTGTCCACTTTTATAATCTGTTCAACCTGGGACATGACTTCTTTCTTCTTCATGCCTTGTTTTTTCAAAGCAGATAAAAACTTATCTTTTGACTTAAGCTGATTTTGTTTAGCCAATTCCTTCAATTTTTTATCAATCTCTTTTTGTGAAACTTGATAATCACGATTATTCGCTTCCTGTTTGAGCAGTTCGGAGCCCACCATGCTTTCTGCCGTCTTTTTTTTCAATTTATCCTGATCCAGTTTCTGTCCACTCATCTTGGCTTGCATGGCCATCCGCTGAAACTGACCTTTGTAAATGTCTTCAAATTCTTTTTTAGTTATTTTTTCTCCATTTACCTTTGCAACAACGTCAGGAACATCTTTCAAATCGGGTTTAGGCTGTTTTTGCTGTTGGGATGCTTGTTCACCTTGACCTTCTCCAGAGCCCTTTTCACCATTGTTGTCTTTAGATTCACCGCCGCAAGCTGCCATTACCAAAGCCAGAGCCAGCGCCATTACTATCACTGTTAACTTCTTCATAAAATACTTTCCCTCACTTCCGATCATTGTTAATTCATTCAAACATATTTTATGTGGATAGAGCAAGTTTTATTATACGAAGATATTTTATGTACATCCCATGATGACAGCATTTATAGGCATGATTAACATTTCATTTACACATTCAGATCTGATTTACTAACATTTGCCACATTTCCGGTAATTTTAGAAAAGGGATTGAAGAACTCTTTTATAAATGATCATCAATCAAAATGGGTTTCCAAACATTTTAAAACTAGTAAAAACTATTATCGCTATTCCAAGTACTATTACTATTAAGGTCAAAGGCTTTTAATTCACTCAACAAACTGGACCTGCAATGGCAATTGTGCGTGCTATCTAAACATGCTCATAGCAAGCTGTTTTCATAGTTTTTATTTTATCTTTCTTTGCGGAAAAAGAGATAAAAACTGATTTCAAATATAAGAAATGCTACAACAAAGCTGCCGAGCAAGAAAAATGGACTGCTAAAACAGTCCAGCAATGTTCAATTCTTGCACCCTTTGAACTGTTAATATATTCTTGTCCCGTTTTATATGTTGGTTAAGTTACAAATTTCAATCTCCATAATCCACAGTATTTCGAAAACTAATTATCGGTTTGACAATGTCTCCTTGAATCGGTTCCTTTCCACTTTTAAATTGTATACGAACTGAATTTCCCTCTGAAAAATCAGGAGAATCCATTACTTGGAAGTGAATATGAGGTTCACTGGAGTTTCCTGAATTACCACATATCCCCAGCACTTCTCCTCTTTCAACATAGTCTCCTACATTAACTGAAATGGAATGTTCCTTGAGATGTGCAAGCAGACTATACTCTCCATTTTCGTGTTCTATAATCACATGATTTCCCAGAGGTTGCTTGGCATTCATTTCTCCCGGAATGTTATCTTTAACATCTTCAACTACCTGTATTACTTTACCATCGGCTGGAGCGGCAACTTCTTCCCCGAAAGCATAGTAATGTTTATTTTTTTTAGGATTTCCATGATGAGTCCTGCCGTTTTTCATCATCACTAAATCATAAGCATATCTTTGATTGCCTGATAAATAGTGATAATTAATCAATTGATTTGTCCCTCCCCAGAAGACCATCCAATTTACTTTGACAGGCATCGTATACTCATTGTTTGTATAAATTCGATCCGTCTTAGGAAAAGACATTAAAGGGACTAACTGAAGAGCTTGAATGATACCATGTTTATCAAAAACAACTTGAATCCCCTTTGTTTTCTTTGCAGTGACCCAAACATACCGTCTCACATGTTTATCAATAGATAATCTAGTTTGCAGTTCATAACTTTTTACTTCCTGATTGAAAGAGTCGGCCAGTTTTTCAAATTTGGAAAATGAAACACTCCGCCTAAACTCTTCACTCGTTTGCTGATAAATCTTAGAGAAATGCTCTTGCAAAAAATAGGCACCGAATTCCTCCGGTAAGATTCTGTATTTTTTCTTGATGAATTTTTCCTGGCCAGTTATAATTTCTCCACTTTGTCCCCAATTCACAGGCTGTCCGGATACTACCGAAAAGGGAAGCAAACTGACAGCAACCAATACAAGCAAGCTTCTTTTTAGCTTCAAGAAAAACATCACCCTTCTTTAACTCTTTTACGGTATATACGATTTAAATTTGAAAAAAGTTCCATTTAGTTTCGATTCTTCTAGCATAAAGCCTGCTAACACTACAATAACTACTGATAAAATAACTTTTGGTATCTTCAAAATAACCTACCTCCCACAATTTTCCCTACTCAGAAGAACACACTTATTAGGTTAGCGCGCCCGTTTGTGTTAAGCCCATATCCAATAGTTATTAAAAAATTTCTTTACTTTCCACTTAAAGTTTTGGTATGATTATCTAACATTAAAAAGCCACAATCAAATAAATGCCATGAAGAGAAGAGTACAATCGGCAATTCTTCAAAGAGAGCTCCGGTGGGTGAAAAGGAGTAAGAATTAATGGTTGGAAGCAAGCCTCAGAGCAGCACATTGGATCCATGTAGGTGATAGTGTGACAGGAGCTCCTGTTATAGAGCTAGGGTATATGTATGGACTTCATACCGTACCTAATGAGGGTAATATGGTGACATATTACCAAACTGGGGTGGCACCACGGCGCGCAACAACTCGTCCTCAAGACAAAGGTCTTGGGGGTGAGTTTTTTATTGTCCAAGTTTAGATTCACAAAGGAGTGGAAATAAAAATGCGTATAAAAAAGTTTATAAGGTCGTGGAAATACCCTTTCATTTTATTGTCCAGCATTGGTATTTCGAGTATAGGGGAATGGGTGTATTTTATAGCATTAAATTTAATCGTTCTTGATATGATGGGCGTAATTGCTGTCTCGGGTCTATATATACTTCGAGCTTCATCTACGTTGTTTACTAATTTTGGTCAGGTAGTCTAATTGACCGATTAAATAAAAAGCATCTTATGGTGTTGCTTGCTATATTCCAAGCAGTGTTTATTGCCTTACTGCCTTCATTATCGTCACTTTGGGCAATATACGGTATTGTGTTTCTCATAAGTATAGCTGGTTCTATGTATGAGCCTACGTCAATGACTTATATCACGAAGTTAATTCCTCGCCATCAAAGAAAACGATTTAATTCATTCCGAAGTTTAATTGATTCTGGAGCATTTGTTATTGGGCCTGCTATTGCAGGAATGATGTTTATGATTGGCACCCCCAATTTCGCGATATACATTAATGCAATAGCTCTATTTGTATCAGCAATAATCACATTATTCATGCCCAATATTGAAAAAGATGATTTTATTGAGACGAAAGCTGAAAAAATAAGCTTGAAGGTATTGAAAGTTGATTGGCAAGTAGTTGTTGATTTTAGTCGTAAACACGTATACATTATGGTTATTTACTTACTATTCAGTGCGGTGATGGTTTTGGCAACTGCCATAGATTCACTGGAGGCAGCATTTTCTACAGAAGTGCTTTCTTTATCAGAAAGAGATTATGGATTCCTAGTGAGTATTGCGGGTGTTGGAATAATTGTCGGTTCCTTCGTAAACATAATAATTGTTAAAAAGGTAGCTACCTCCTGGCTGATTGGTCTTGGATCCTTAATGATTTCAATCGGTTATATGATCTATGCTTTTTCAGGTAATTTTTTTACCGCAGCGATTGGTTTTTTTATCTTATCATTTTCAATGGCTTTTATGAACACAGGATTTTACACCTTTTATCAAAATAATGTTCCTGTCAACGTAATGGGACGGGTCGGTAGTGTTTATGGTTTCATCGAAGCTTTTTTCATTATTATTGGGACTATAATTTTTGGAATTATGGCTGAACTGATATCTATTCGCTTTGTCGTTGTATTAGGAAGCCTAATTATGTTTGCAGTAACGATTATATTATTTATCTTTAATACACAACCCTCGAAAGCAGATTATTATTCTGAAATTCATCAGTTACAAACTTCTGACACTGATTAAGTATGGTCAACAATAATAATCCCAATTCTCCAGTGTTAAATGGAAAATTGGGATTTATAAATCGGTCCATATATGTGATATCCCTTTATGGAATAAAACAGATAATAACACTGTTAAAATAAACTTTTGCCATATGAAGTACTTGTTCAAGATCATGCTTATGTAAAACACCAAAATGACGTTTTAATTCAGACCCATGCACAGAAATAATTTTCGAAGTACGTGCCACAGATGGTTTTAACAATCCAGCTTCGTTCCAATACAGGACTCATCATCGTTACGTTCGTACAAACGTCTATTTTAACTAGCAAAAGTATTTTTAGTTAGACATTTTTTAGTACTAATTTTGTGACTGCTTCCACATGCACCGTTTGCGGAAACATATCCACTGGCTGAATACCTTCAACCGCATAGCCGTTCTTCACCAAGTACTTCAAATCCCGTGCCTGGGTCACCGAATTACAGGACACATACACCACCCGCTTTGGCTGCAATTTCACCACGCTGGACAAGAACGCTTCGTCACTCCCGCTTCGTGGCGGATCCATAATCACCACATCTGTTTTCTCACCACGTGCTGCCATCTTTACCATGAACTCCCCGGCGTCTCCCTGATAAAATCGGGCATTTTTCACGCCATTGCGCTTTGAATTATGGATAGCATCTCTAACCGCATCCTTATTCAACTCCACGCCAATGACCTTTCCGGCCTTCTGGCTGGCAATTAGACCAATCGTACCAATCCCGCAGTAGGCATCCACCACGGTTTCCTTTCCAGTCAGCTCTGCCATTTCAATGGCCTTTGCATACAATTTTTCTGTCTGGACCGAATTAATCTGATAGAAGGATTTCGCCGAGATGTCGAACTTGAGCCCGCAAAGAGTATCTGTTATGGTCCCCTTGCCGAACAGTACTTTTTCCTGGTTGCCTAGAACCATGCTGTCATTCCTCTTATTCACGTTCATCAGGAGGGTCGTAATTTCTGGATGGGCATTTCTTAGTGCTTTTACAAAATTATTCTTCCCTTTGAACATAGGTGATGCTACTACCAGGACCACCATGATTTCACCACTGGCTTTTCCGACCCTCACCAATACGTGTCGCAAAAAGCCCTGCCCAGTGTCTTCGTTGTAAGGCTGCATTTTAAAGGATTTCATCATCCCTTTGATGGTTTGAATAATCTCATCCGCTTTTTGGTCATGGATGATGGACCTTTCCATTGGTATGATCTTATGAGTATTTTCAGCGTATAGCCCACTTATAATCTGCCTTTTTTTATTCAAACCGAATGTCATAACATTTTTGTTACGGTAGTAAAACGGAAACTCCATGGTTATGATTGGCTCTGGTTTTCCGAAAGGCTTCATTAGTTCATCTATAATTTTCTGTTTGAAACGCTTTTGGGCATGCTCATTCATGTGCTGAATGTGGCACCCCACGCCCTCGTGATAAGATGAGCGCGGTAAATTGACACGGGATTCTGAAGGTTTAATCACCCGCTTCAGCTCTATATCGAAAAAGCGTCCTTTCTTAGAAATATCCACTTCAGCCGTTTCACCAGGCAACAAATTAGCTACTTCAAGCTGCTTCCCTTCCCACAGGGCAATGCCTTTACCTCCATCGGTAAGGCCTGAGCAAGTCACCTTTGCGGTTACGGTTTTCTGGCTATGCTGGCGCGTATCGTTTGCCTTAAGCTTGCCTTTGGATTTGCCGTACGTTCGATTCGCCCCCGCCGGGTGCTGTCTACCGTACTTTTTCTCAGGTCGATGGCGTTTTTTTCCTGATTTTCTATATTCGCTGTTCTTCCTTTTAGTCATTGGCACTTTCACATCTCTTCTTCTTCTTTGACACTCCATTATATATTACCCAAAGCCGTCAGTAAACCAACTGTTGTAAACTCTACACATTGGGTTGGCAGTCCTTCTCGAATTGTACGCGACGGTCACCGTACTTTTGACTAGGGCCGTGCCTGTGCCTGTCACCCCCGAATTATCTTGTTCCACTATTAGATAGAGCAAATATCCTTTTATTTTTATCAATCAAAATTAAAAACAAAAAAGAAGCCCCTCAAATCTGACGGGCCGCAAACCATTCATCTCTTGTAACAATTTCGGGAAGATTTGTACTAATCTCTTTGCTCATAATATTACTCCTTTCTGATTGCTTTTCTTCTCGTTTGTTTTAATTCACTAGTCACATTATTCTAGCCCCCTAGCCAAACCTTCACGATCGATAGCTTTTGGTGGTTGTTCCATCCACTCATTGTCAATCATAATATTAGCACCGTCTTCTACATACAGTCCAATATCCATTAACAATTTAGCATACATTCCACCAATATCACGCCTTCCATTAAGTGATGCACCATTTGCATAAGTTCTAACTTTCATGGAAAACATATCTATTTTATGCCATAACATTAATTTATCCGAAAAAGGTGGAGCAGTTGAAGTGCTCACCATGTCATCCAATAACAAAGGAGACGGCAAATTATCTTTATTTATTTTTTTTGAACAGATTTCGATATGTTTACCGGTAATTTCTTTTCCTCGTAGCATAAAGTTTTTAACCTTTTCAGTTTTAGCGACTTGACTAAAGCCAATTAACAATCCCTTACTTGTTACATTGTTTTCGATGTCATCGTAAAGATGTGCAATCTCAAGAGCGTGAAGTGATCTAACATCTCCAACAAAGCCATGTAAATAACTTTGTTTTTTAACAACATCGACCTTATTGGGAGTAGGAATTTTAGGAGGCTTTACTACGAGACCTTTTTCCTCTAATACATCATTAATTTCTGTTATAAGTTTTACCGTGGAATCAAGCGTATTAATAAAAAAGTTTCTTACATCTTTTCTCATCATTAAAGGTATAGCAATTGAATAGATGCTCATTCCAGCTTTAATCGTGTATTTCAAGTAGTGAAGATAAAATTCGTCAGAAAACAATCTTGGTGCATCTAAATTGACATCCTTGTCTGTAAAACCAACCGGTATCGGAAAATTTTCTTTAATAAATATTTCTTTTATATTCCCAACAATACTGTCATTTAAATTAAAAGCATGTTCTACAACCGTTTTGATATCTTGATCATCAATATGTTTAAGATAATAACTAAGAACACACTTAGCCATAGTATTACCTGTATAAGTTGCCCAAAGCTTACCCATTTCGGCTGATGTTAATTTTTCATTTATACCATTGGTGTTTTCACCCATATAAACACTCCCAATTGATACTATAAACATAATGTTCCCCATAACTCGAACATATATGAGTGATAGACTTATTATATACTCTTGTTTCAATAAACTTGCTCGATGAACCTTATTCAATTATTTGGTCCTTATATGCGATACTGGCGCTATTCTGTCTTAGAGAAAAGCACCCGCTAACAGAAAAGTTTGTTAAATCATATAATCTATTCTGAAGGTTTTTCAATTGCTGCTACAGATTCGATTTCCCCCAGTTGATTTTTGTGACCTAATACCGTAACTCCTGTTAAGGTACTTGGAACGTCATGGTCATCAAATTCATTCCTTGTTGATTCCCATGCAGTTACCAGATCTGAACGATCTTGTGATGCTTCAAGCACTCTAGTGTACACAACATCATTCCACCTATGCTTCGTACCCCAAGGCCTGTCAGCCTTAAAGATTTGTTGACAGGATGGTTTCAAGACATGGTTCCATCATCTCCCTTATAAAGTTGATTTAAGTTAAAATTCTCAGCATGTTCACACCTTAATGCCTTTATAGTAGAACTTATCGCGCGCGTTGGTTGAACTATAGCGGGAACTGGCACACATTTGCAATACAATTTCCTT is a window of Virgibacillus ihumii DNA encoding:
- a CDS encoding DUF3231 family protein, with the translated sequence MGENTNGINEKLTSAEMGKLWATYTGNTMAKCVLSYYLKHIDDQDIKTVVEHAFNLNDSIVGNIKEIFIKENFPIPVGFTDKDVNLDAPRLFSDEFYLHYLKYTIKAGMSIYSIAIPLMMRKDVRNFFINTLDSTVKLITEINDVLEEKGLVVKPPKIPTPNKVDVVKKQSYLHGFVGDVRSLHALEIAHLYDDIENNVTSKGLLIGFSQVAKTEKVKNFMLRGKEITGKHIEICSKKINKDNLPSPLLLDDMVSTSTAPPFSDKLMLWHKIDMFSMKVRTYANGASLNGRRDIGGMYAKLLMDIGLYVEDGANIMIDNEWMEQPPKAIDREGLARGLE